The following proteins come from a genomic window of Kwoniella shandongensis chromosome 7, complete sequence:
- a CDS encoding YggS family pyridoxal phosphate enzyme, with the protein MSEPISLEYTPDRATELKENMVSVQEEIDAVAGSSKPRLVPISKIKPASDIKALYDAGYRHFGENYIQEMVDKAEVLPKDIKWHFVGSLQSNKSKLAASVSNLYLLETLSSQKVADLLQKSIPSDRESKLNVYLQVNTSGEDSKSGLSPLTSSSSASSSSELVDLAIHVIEHCPSLNLLGLMTIGSFEASHDPSKPNPDFETLKETRKELARILQEKDVKGAKKEEELELSMGMSADFVQAVKEGSNSVRVGTRIFGERPKKH; encoded by the exons ATGTCCGAACCGATCTCATTGGAATATACCCCCGATCGAGCTACTGAGCTCAAGGAGAATATGGTTTCGGTccaagaggagattgatgcgGTCGCGGGGAGctcgaag CCCCGCCTCGTGCCGATCTCGAAGATAAAACCCGCTTCTGATATCAAAGCGCTTTACGATGCTGGATATCGTCATTTTGGCGAAAACTATATCCAAGAGATGGTAGACAAAGCGGAAGTG CTGCCCAAAGACATCAAGTGGCATTTTGTTGGCTCATTACAGAGCAACAAGTCAAAGCTTGCAGCTT CCGTTTCCAACCTGTACCTGCTCGAAACCCTCTCTTCGCAAAAGGTTGCCGACCTATTACAAAAATCCATCCCATCCGACCGAGAGTCAAAGCTCAACGTCTATTTACAAGTCAACACATCCGGTGAAGATTCCAAATCTGGCTTATCacctctcacctcttcctcttccgcctcttcatcttctgaaCTTGTCGATCTTGCCATTCATGTGATTGAGCATTGTCCCTCTCTCAACTTGTTAGGATTGATGACGATCGGAAGTTTTGAAGCTTCGCATGATCCATCAAAACCTAATCCCGATTTCGAGACACTTAAAGAGACACGTAAAGAGCTTGCGAGGATATTGCaagagaaggatgtgaagggtgcgaagaaggaagaagaattggAGTTGAGTATGGGGATGAGTGCGGACTTTGTACAGGCCGTCAAGGAGGGAAGTAATAGTGTAAGAGTGGGAACGAGGATCTTTGGCGAGAGACCAAAGAAGCATTAG
- a CDS encoding mitochondrial 37S ribosomal protein uS10m: MALPSARTALKAISRPCVGVNAVASSSRYLTTSTPRFASPPSTATSRQPTSSSDSDSPLPVPLHSITKFLSFPNVKPIPPPHGIHVATLHLQSYHPYNLELTTQFAVHSAHSLNIPTSLPASLPTEKSLYTVLKSPFVKKKAQENFQRKTFKRAIKVYDSEKEAVDLWLRYLRQNGLPGVGMKAYIHEWVELGFGKKEQPTAKVAVDEEKKIQDAAEELVKALSEGEADVDTGSIAKEAVESTVEKTAKVAEETLEKVDEKVNKAT, translated from the exons ATGGCCCTTCCATCGGCTCGGACTGCCCTCAAGGCTATCTCACGACCTTGCGTCGGGGTGAACGCTGTCGCCTCGTCATCGAGATACTTGAC AACATCAACCCCTCGCTTCGCTTCACCTCCCAGCACAGCCACTTCGAGACAACCCACTTCGTCCTCCGACAGTGATTCCCCTTTACCTGTCCCTCTTCACAGTATCACCAAattcctctctttcccaaaTGTCAAGCCTATCCCCCCACCTCACGGTATCCACGTCGCGAcgctccatctccaatcatACCATCCATACAACCTCGAATTGACCACGCAATTCGCCGTCCATTCCGCTCATTCACTAAACATCCCAACTTCTCTACCTGCTTCCTTGCCTACCGAGAAGAGTCTTTATACCGTTCTCAAATCCCCTTTCGTCAAGAAAAAGGCTCAAGAGAATTTCCAACGAAAGACTTTCAAAAGAGCTATCAAAGTCTATGATTCGGAGAAAGAGGCAGTTGATCTTTGGTTGAGATACCTCAGACAGAACGGTCTACCAGGTGTAGGGATGAAGGCGTATATCCACGAATGGGTGGAATTAGGTTTCGGAAAGAAGGAACAACCAACGGCAAAGGTCgcggtggatgaggagaagaagattcaAGATGCAGCAGAGGAGTTGGTCAAAGCTTTGAGTGAGGGAGAGGCCGATGTCGACACAGGGTCAATCGCCAAAGAGGCCGTAGAGAGTACCGTCGAGAAGACTGCAAAGGTCGCAGAGGAGAcattggagaaggtggatgagaaggtgaaCAAGGCGACTTAG